The genomic region GCAGGTCGCCCACCGGCTCTCCTGGCACCGCGAGTCCGGGAAACCGGAGACCGTGGTCGTCGCCGCACCGCCTGGCTGGGCAGCTGCCCGGCCTCGGGTCGACGCGGCAGACCGTGTGCTGCGACGGACGCCGGAACTCCGCCGGCGATGGGCCCACCCGGTTCCCAAGCCGGTCGCCATGATGGCCGCACTGGTGCAGCTGGCCTGCCCGCGGGGTGGCCTGCTGCTCGATCCCTTCGCGGGCACCGGCTCGACGCTCGTCGCCGCACACCGGGCCGGACGGCGATCGATCGGCCTGGAACTGGAAGAGGACTATTGCCGGACAGCCGTTCGCCGGCTGCGACATGGGCCCTGAACCGGGCGCCTCTCCAGGCACGGCTTGCTCGAGAACCGCCTGGACCCGGACGTGCACCGGCGGGTCGGCGGCCGCTACCGGCCGGTGCCGCGCCGGGTCACCGCATCCGCCGCGGTGCTGCATCCAGCTGAGCCGAGATCGCGTCGCCGACTTCGGCGGCCGGGACGGAACCATCATCTGTGTCGCCGCGGGCAGGGCTTCGTGGCCAGTAGCGCGTTGGCCGGCGTCCTGACGTCACCGGGACAGACAGACGCCGTCGACCTGCCCGATCGATCGCGCCCCTGATCAGCTGACCGACGCCGGTCGCCCCGTCAGGACGGAGGTCACCACGGGTTGCAATCAGATGCGGTCGACGTGGCCTTGCGTAGCCGCAGGATCCGCTCGCTCAGCCGCCTGGCCAAGGCCGGGACACCGGTGAGCTGGACCAAGGCCTCCTTCTTCCCTCGGACACGGCGAGGACGCCGTGCGTGCGCCGCGGCGCGACGGGTACGCCGGGGATCACGACAGGACGGTGCTCCTCCGACGTCGCCCCGTGGTCGGCCACGGCCATCGCCCCCGTTACGAGAAGGGATCCAGCGAATGAGCAACGAGACCCCCGACACCCCGGGGCTGAGCGAGACCGAGCTGCGGCAGATGAAGGTCGACGAACTCCGGGACAAGGCCCAGGAGGCCGGCGTCAGCGGCGCCTCCTCCATGAAGAAGGACGAGCTGGTCGAGGCCATCTCCCATGCCTACCGCGAGGACGGTAGCCACGAGAGCGACGGGTCGGCCGGCCCCGCGAACGGGACCGGTGAGGGAGAGGCTGGACTGCCCGGCGACCGCGGTCCCGACGACGGGCAGCTGCGCACCGGCGAGCAGACGTCCAAGTCACTCAAGTACTCGCAGGAGATCACCTCCCTCGAGGACGATCCCGAGCGCGAAGGTCGGAGCCTGGCCACCACGAGCCACGAGGTCATCCGCCGGTGGGCCGAGGAACGCAGCGCGGTACCGGCGACCGTGGAAGGCACGGAGCATGGTGACCATCTCGGCGTGCTGCGCTTCGACTTCGGCGGGGACTCCGAGCGGCTGCGACACGTGAGCTGGGACGAGTGGTTCGAGACCTTCGACGTCCGCAAGCTCAACTTCCTCTACCAGGATCAGCGCAAGGACGGGAATCAGAGCAACTTCTTCCGTCTGGAGAGCCCCGACCGCGAGGACGCCTGACCGACGAACGGGGGGGGCAACGGCCGGCCCGCGCGTGGCCGACCGTGGTCAGGCGGATGACGAGGTGGGCTGCGGAGGAAGCCGCGGACAGTGGCCGGTGGACGCCGATGCCGTCCTGGCCGAGCAGCAGCGGCTGGCCGCCCTGCAGCCATCGGCCTGGTACCCCGAGAGGACGCCCCTCGAGGTGGCGGCCGCGGTCGTGACCTACGGCTGCGGCGGCCAGGGACACAGCGGGGCCGATGAACCCGCCTGGGCGAGCGCTGTCCTGCTGCGCGGATCGCAGCTCATCGCCGCGCGGGTCCTCGAAGGCGTCGCCCGAGCCGGCTACGTCCCTGCCTTGCTGGCCGTTCGCGAGGGGCCGCTGCTCGCCGCAGCGGTGGAGTCCCTCGGGACACGGCCCGACGTCCTCCTCCTCGCCGCCGCTGGCCGGGATCATCCTCGACGTGCAGGCCTCGCCCTGCACCTGGGCGCCATGCTCGACGTCCCGAGCATCGGCGTCACCGACCGTCCCCTCCTCGCTCGGGGCGCTCAGCCCGGGGCCCACCGCGGGGACACCTCTCCGCTGCTGCTCCACGGCGCCGAGGTCGCGCGCTGGGTGCGGACGGCGACGGGCGTTCGTCCGCTCGCCGCCCACGCCGCGTGGCGCACCACCGCAACCGTGGCCGCCACCGTCCTGCTCACGACGACCTCAGGGGTACGGACACCGCAGCCCCTGCGCGAAGCACGTCGACTGGCCCGGGAGGCCCGGGACCGACGACGAGTCGAGCGACCTGGTTGGTGAGGGAGACTCTGTCCGTACAGGTCCAGCAGCACAACGAGTTCTTCGGGATCCGCACGCCGTGCCACTCGATCTCCGCGGTGCCCGGCCGCCGGTGAACGGGGCGAACGGGTAGAAGCGCCGCACCTCGTGGGGCTCGCTGCGGCGCTCCGCAGCGAGCTTCCTGCTGGCGGCCGGAACACACACCAAGATCGTCCAGGAGCACCTGGGTCACTCGTCGTACGCCATCACAGCGGACATCTACAGCCACGTCGGTCCCGTCAGCATCGGGAGGCGGCGGTTCGCTCGACGAGGCGCTCCGGTGGGGACCGTTGCTGCACTCCGGCCGCATTGCTGTACCCCGTTGCTGTATAAACGCAGGAGGCGGGCCGACCTTCACGGCCGACCCGCCTCTGACCTGCAGTTCTTCTGTCGGGCTGACAGGATTTGAACCTGCGACCCCCTGACCCCCAGTCAGGTGCGCTACCAAGCTGCGCTACAGCCCGCGTGCCGCGTGCTTCCCGGAGACTCCCAGGCCGCGCGACGACCGCCTGAGCAGGTTACCGCACCGCCAGGTCCTCTTCGCCGCCCCCTGGACCTCCCGCGCCGGGCCGCACGCAAAGGCGGTGACAGCCGACGGAGCCTGTCGCTAGCGTCGCGGCACGGGGATTCCACCGCGCAGCCGAGCGCGGGCACCACAGGTGCCGGAGGTGTCCGTCATGGGCAGGTCGTTCGCTTCCCGAGTCAGCCACCCGAAGCTGAAGTGGGTCGTCCTCGTCTTCTGGCTGGTGCTGGCCGCCGCCTCGGCGCCGCTGGCAGGCGGCCTCACCGACGAGCAGGACAACGAGATCTCCTCGTGGCTGCCCGGCGATGCCGAGTCGACGCTCGCCCTCGAGCAGCAGACCGACCTGGGCTCCGATCCCGACATCATCACCACGGTCCTCGTCTACGAGCGGCCCGAGGGGCTCACGCCGGCCGACCTCGCCGCCGTGGTGGAGAACGCGGAGGTCTTCGGGCAGCTCGCCGAGGTCGACGGCGACGTCCTGGGACCCATCCCGGCCGAGGACGGGCAGGCCGCGCAGCTCGTGGTGCCGCTCAACGTCGGCCCCGACGGGTGGGTGGCGATCGCCCCGCTCGTGGACGGCATGCGCGCCGAGGCCAGGGACGGACCGGACGGGCTCGAGGTCTACGTGACGGGCCCGGGCGGGTTCGCGGCAGACTCGTCCGATGCCTTCGCGGGCATCGACGGCACGTTGCTGTACGCCGCCCTGGGTGTCGTCATCCTGATCCTGCTGTTCACCTACCGCAGCCCGGTCCTGTGGATCCTGCCGATCTTCTCGGCGGTGGTCGCCCTGTTCTGCGCACAGGCGCTCATCTACCTGCTCGCCCGCTACGCCGATCTCACGGTGAACGCCCAGAGCGCGAGCATCCTCACCGTCCTGGTCATCGGCG from Blastococcus colisei harbors:
- a CDS encoding DNA-methyltransferase: MPDEDYVSWLNEALAECCRVSTGPVVACIGAHNAQRIDQLLLGTGLQVAHRLSWHRESGKPETVVVAAPPGWAAARPRVDAADRVLRRTPELRRRWAHPVPKPVAMMAALVQLACPRGGLLLDPFAGTGSTLVAAHRAGRRSIGLELEEDYCRTAVRRLRHGP
- a CDS encoding Rho termination factor N-terminal domain-containing protein, whose protein sequence is MSNETPDTPGLSETELRQMKVDELRDKAQEAGVSGASSMKKDELVEAISHAYREDGSHESDGSAGPANGTGEGEAGLPGDRGPDDGQLRTGEQTSKSLKYSQEITSLEDDPEREGRSLATTSHEVIRRWAEERSAVPATVEGTEHGDHLGVLRFDFGGDSERLRHVSWDEWFETFDVRKLNFLYQDQRKDGNQSNFFRLESPDREDA
- a CDS encoding endonuclease V; its protein translation is MDADAVLAEQQRLAALQPSAWYPERTPLEVAAAVVTYGCGGQGHSGADEPAWASAVLLRGSQLIAARVLEGVARAGYVPALLAVREGPLLAAAVESLGTRPDVLLLAAAGRDHPRRAGLALHLGAMLDVPSIGVTDRPLLARGAQPGAHRGDTSPLLLHGAEVARWVRTATGVRPLAAHAAWRTTATVAATVLLTTTSGVRTPQPLREARRLAREARDRRRVERPGW